One window from the genome of Lysobacter helvus encodes:
- a CDS encoding YkvI family membrane protein: MSSRFQRWILPGLAFKAAVIGGGYATGRELAEYFIPSGPQGGMAGIVVAMLAWSTLCALTFAFAHATRSHDYRSFFASLLGPFAFVFELAYLIFIVLILAVFGAAAGAIGQAMFGWHTLVGTLLLVAGIGAFTAYGNESVERLFKWVSFFLYGVYVLFFLFTILKFGHQASQQFATPVPTDGWLSGGLTYAGYNIVGAVMILPLARHFLTRRDAVVAGVLAGPLAMLPGLLFFTCMIAWYPAIGAEALPSDFMLRQLGMPLFHLCFQAMIFSALLESGTACVHAMNERIAVAWQARRASDLPKRARLAISGALLVGSIFIAARFGLVDLIARGYRALAWLFLVVYVVPLLTVGLWRLRQRAPRVVPAPQS; the protein is encoded by the coding sequence ATGAGCTCCCGCTTCCAGCGCTGGATCCTGCCGGGGCTGGCGTTCAAGGCCGCGGTGATCGGTGGCGGTTATGCGACGGGCCGCGAACTCGCGGAGTACTTCATCCCGAGCGGGCCGCAGGGCGGCATGGCGGGCATCGTCGTCGCGATGCTGGCGTGGAGTACGTTGTGCGCGCTCACCTTCGCGTTCGCGCATGCGACGCGCAGTCATGACTACCGCAGCTTCTTCGCGTCGCTGCTCGGGCCGTTCGCGTTCGTGTTCGAACTGGCCTATCTCATCTTCATCGTGCTGATCCTCGCCGTCTTCGGCGCGGCGGCCGGCGCGATCGGGCAAGCGATGTTCGGGTGGCACACGCTGGTGGGCACCTTGCTGCTGGTGGCGGGCATCGGCGCGTTCACCGCGTACGGCAACGAGTCGGTCGAGCGCCTGTTCAAGTGGGTGTCGTTCTTCCTGTACGGCGTGTACGTGTTGTTCTTCCTGTTCACGATCCTCAAGTTCGGACACCAGGCGTCGCAGCAATTCGCCACGCCGGTGCCCACGGACGGGTGGCTGTCGGGCGGCCTGACGTACGCGGGCTACAACATCGTCGGCGCGGTGATGATCCTGCCGCTGGCGCGCCATTTCCTGACGCGGCGCGATGCCGTGGTCGCGGGCGTGCTCGCCGGCCCGCTCGCGATGCTGCCGGGCCTGCTGTTCTTCACCTGCATGATCGCGTGGTACCCGGCGATCGGCGCAGAAGCGCTGCCGTCGGATTTCATGCTGCGGCAGCTTGGCATGCCGCTGTTCCACCTGTGCTTCCAGGCCATGATCTTCAGCGCGCTGCTGGAAAGCGGCACCGCCTGCGTGCATGCGATGAACGAGCGCATCGCGGTGGCGTGGCAGGCGCGGCGCGCAAGCGATTTGCCGAAGCGCGCGCGGCTCGCCATCTCGGGCGCGCTGCTCGTGGGCTCCATCTTCATCGCGGCACGCTTCGGCCTGGTCGACCTCATCGCGCGCGGGTATCGCGCGCTCGCGTGGCTGTTCCTCGTCGTTTACGTGGTGCCGTTGCTGACCGTCGGCCTCTGGCGCCTGCGCCAGCGCGCGCCGCGCGTCGTACCCGCGCCGCAATCCTGA
- a CDS encoding DUF1611 domain-containing protein — protein MNVLLPQPYLLFLGETTEPGYAKTAFGLRDWSPQRCLGEFSLPGATVSTGLPFLTPVQARNAGARAMVIGVANAGGFIPQTWIGALLEAMQAGLDLVGGMHARLRDIPVLRDAAMQYGRRLIDVREPPAKIPVASGRRRTGRRLLTVGTDCALGKKYTALALARAFQAHGEAATFRATGQTGILIAGGGIPMDAVVADFAAGAAELLTPDADPTHWDVIEGQGSLLHPAYAGVSLALLHGSQPDVFVVCHEPGRDRVLGHPDFAVPDVLDVIDLTIRLGSRTSPHIRCAGVSLNTAKMDTGAALRLFDRESERLGMPVGDPMRGGKAFERLVKACLA, from the coding sequence ATGAACGTCCTGTTGCCCCAGCCTTACCTGTTGTTCCTCGGCGAAACCACGGAACCCGGCTATGCGAAGACCGCTTTCGGTCTTCGCGACTGGTCCCCGCAACGTTGCCTCGGCGAGTTCTCGCTGCCGGGCGCCACGGTCAGCACGGGCCTGCCGTTCCTGACCCCCGTGCAGGCGCGCAACGCCGGCGCACGGGCCATGGTGATCGGCGTGGCGAATGCGGGCGGGTTCATCCCGCAAACCTGGATCGGCGCCCTGCTCGAAGCGATGCAGGCCGGGCTCGATCTCGTCGGCGGCATGCACGCCCGCCTGCGCGACATCCCGGTGCTGCGCGATGCCGCGATGCAATACGGGCGGCGCCTGATCGATGTGCGCGAACCACCCGCGAAGATCCCGGTGGCCTCGGGCCGGCGACGCACGGGTCGGCGCTTGCTGACGGTCGGCACCGACTGCGCGCTCGGCAAGAAGTACACGGCGCTCGCACTCGCGCGCGCCTTCCAGGCGCATGGCGAAGCCGCGACGTTCCGTGCCACGGGACAGACCGGCATCCTCATCGCCGGCGGTGGCATTCCGATGGATGCGGTGGTGGCCGATTTCGCCGCGGGGGCGGCGGAACTGCTGACGCCGGATGCAGACCCGACGCACTGGGACGTGATCGAAGGCCAGGGCTCGTTGCTGCATCCGGCGTACGCAGGCGTGTCGCTCGCGTTGCTGCATGGCAGCCAGCCCGACGTGTTCGTCGTGTGCCACGAACCGGGACGCGATCGCGTGCTAGGGCATCCGGACTTCGCGGTGCCCGACGTGCTCGACGTCATCGATCTCACGATCCGCTTGGGATCGCGCACGTCGCCGCACATCCGCTGTGCCGGCGTCAGCCTCAACACCGCGAAGATGGACACCGGTGCGGCGTTGCGCCTGTTCGATCGCGAAAGCGAACGCCTCGGCATGCCGGTCGGCGATCCGATGCGCGGCGGCAAGGCGTTCGAACGCCTCGTCAAAGCCTGCCTCGCATGA